In Bacillus cytotoxicus NVH 391-98, the following are encoded in one genomic region:
- a CDS encoding DUF2768 domain-containing protein has product MSEGLMKMWFSLGAMGFMFIAVIFILLSRHKIKNKFLKGVTASIAYTLMIVSGIVIFLVVFSGPVEQ; this is encoded by the coding sequence ATGTCTGAGGGGCTTATGAAAATGTGGTTTTCTTTGGGGGCAATGGGGTTTATGTTCATTGCAGTTATCTTTATTTTGCTGAGTCGGCATAAAATAAAGAATAAATTTTTGAAAGGGGTTACAGCTAGTATTGCGTATACACTTATGATTGTATCTGGCATTGTTATTTTTCTTGTTGTGTTTAGCGGACCGGTGGAGCAATAA
- the spoIVA gene encoding stage IV sporulation protein A produces the protein MEKVDIFKDIAERTGGDIYFGVVGAVRTGKSTFIKKFMELVVIPNIENESDRQRAQDELPQSAAGRTIMTTEPKFVPNQAVSIQVDDGLEVNVRLVDCVGYTVPGAKGYEDENGPRMIHTPWYEEPIPFHEAAEIGTRKVIQEHSTIGVVITTDGTIGEIPRRDYIEAEERVVNELKEVGKPFIMIINTVQPYHPDTEQLRQSLSEEYDIPVIAMSVESLRETDVYNVLREALFEFPVLEVNVNLPSWVMVLNEGHWLRKSYQEAVQETVKDIKRLRDVDRVVWQFSQYEFIDRASLAGIDMGQGVAEIDLYAPDELYDQILKEVVGVEIRGKDHLLKLMLDFSHAKTEYDQVSDALRMVKQTGYGVAAPALTDMSLDEPEIIRHGSRFGVKLKAVAPSIHMIKVDVESTFEPIIGTEKQSEELVRYLMQDFEDDPLSIWNSDIFGRSLSSIVREGIQAKLSLMPENARYKLKETLERIINEGSGGLIAIIL, from the coding sequence TTGGAAAAGGTAGATATTTTTAAAGACATTGCTGAGCGCACAGGCGGTGATATTTATTTTGGGGTGGTAGGAGCTGTTCGAACTGGAAAATCAACGTTTATTAAGAAATTTATGGAATTAGTTGTTATTCCAAACATTGAAAATGAATCTGATCGTCAACGTGCACAAGATGAATTACCCCAAAGTGCTGCTGGACGTACCATTATGACAACTGAACCAAAATTTGTTCCAAACCAAGCGGTTTCCATACAAGTTGATGACGGTCTTGAGGTAAACGTTCGGTTAGTAGATTGTGTGGGATATACAGTTCCTGGAGCGAAAGGCTATGAGGATGAGAATGGTCCGCGCATGATTCATACACCTTGGTATGAAGAACCGATTCCATTTCATGAAGCTGCAGAAATTGGAACGCGTAAAGTGATTCAGGAACATTCTACTATTGGGGTTGTCATTACAACTGATGGAACGATTGGTGAAATTCCAAGGCGCGACTATATAGAAGCAGAAGAACGAGTTGTAAATGAGTTAAAAGAAGTTGGAAAACCATTTATCATGATTATTAATACAGTACAGCCATATCATCCAGATACAGAGCAGTTACGACAAAGCTTATCTGAAGAATATGATATTCCCGTTATTGCGATGAGTGTGGAGAGTTTAAGAGAAACAGATGTATATAATGTACTTCGTGAAGCACTATTTGAATTTCCTGTCTTAGAGGTGAATGTTAATCTTCCAAGCTGGGTGATGGTATTAAATGAGGGGCATTGGTTACGAAAAAGTTATCAAGAGGCTGTTCAAGAAACGGTAAAAGATATAAAACGACTTCGTGATGTAGATCGTGTCGTTTGGCAGTTTAGTCAATACGAATTCATTGATCGAGCAAGTTTAGCAGGAATTGATATGGGGCAAGGGGTAGCAGAAATTGATTTATATGCACCAGATGAATTATATGATCAAATTCTAAAGGAAGTTGTAGGAGTAGAAATTAGAGGGAAAGATCATTTATTAAAGCTCATGCTAGACTTCTCTCATGCCAAAACAGAATATGACCAGGTGTCAGATGCTTTACGAATGGTAAAGCAAACGGGTTATGGTGTGGCGGCTCCAGCTTTAACAGATATGAGCTTAGATGAACCGGAAATCATTCGCCACGGTTCACGATTTGGTGTTAAGTTAAAGGCTGTTGCGCCATCTATTCATATGATTAAAGTGGATGTTGAATCTACATTTGAGCCCATTATCGGTACAGAGAAGCAAAGTGAAGAACTTGTGCGTTATTTAATGCAAGATTTTGAGGATGATCCGCTATCAATATGGAATTCTGATATTTTTGGGCGTTCACTTAGCTCGATTGTTCGTGAAGGAATTCAAGCAAAATTATCATTAATGCCAGAAAATGCCCGCTATAAATTGAAAGAAACATTAGAGAGAATTATTAACGAAGGATCTGGTGGATTAATTGCGATTATATTATAA
- a CDS encoding HU family DNA-binding protein produces MNKTDLINAVAEASSLSKKDATKAVDAVFDSILEALKQGDKVQLIGFGNFEVRERAARKGRNPQTGEEIEIAASKVPAFKPGKALKDAVK; encoded by the coding sequence ATGAACAAGACAGATTTAATCAATGCTGTTGCAGAAGCAAGTTCCCTTTCTAAAAAGGACGCAACAAAAGCAGTTGACGCTGTTTTTGATTCTATCTTAGAAGCTTTAAAACAAGGTGACAAAGTACAATTGATCGGATTTGGTAATTTCGAAGTTCGTGAGCGTGCGGCTCGTAAAGGTCGCAATCCACAAACTGGTGAGGAAATTGAAATCGCGGCAAGTAAAGTACCTGCATTTAAACCTGGTAAAGCGTTAAAAGATGCGGTTAAATAA
- a CDS encoding capping complex subunit for YIEGIA, which yields MILESYILAVITTTPEKFAGGAPLFVCESKEEMEFVANNLEAILDGIAHRLQENVYIIVKH from the coding sequence ATGATTTTGGAAAGTTATATTCTTGCTGTTATTACAACAACGCCAGAAAAATTTGCTGGAGGAGCGCCGCTATTTGTTTGTGAATCGAAAGAAGAAATGGAGTTTGTTGCAAACAATTTAGAAGCCATTTTAGATGGAATTGCTCATCGCTTACAAGAGAATGTATATATTATTGTGAAACATTAG
- a CDS encoding YIEGIA family protein, protein MTEYTPAILCGVIAGTITRIFMLRTDTRQYPTRLHGKIIHIAMGLIAAALGAIAIPSILKKDFSAITFLTLAASQFRDVRNMERNTLQQLDGYELVPRGHTYIEGIALVFESRNYLAMLTSFVTTLTYIGFRSWVAGIIAGIVCFFIAKILMSGKRLRDLVEIEHVPLRFEGVGLYIDNIYMMNIGLPARQEEIMKYGMGFILKPKSIDARVTISNLGQRQAILHDVSVALGIFRDSGTPALVPLAKRDLEDGRVGIFVLPQDQDVEKAIAVIGNVPTLESAVHMSSEAPKRRRDVR, encoded by the coding sequence ATGACTGAATATACACCAGCCATTTTGTGTGGCGTTATTGCGGGAACAATCACAAGAATCTTTATGCTTCGTACAGATACGAGGCAATATCCTACTCGTCTGCATGGGAAAATTATTCACATTGCGATGGGGTTAATTGCAGCCGCTCTTGGGGCGATTGCGATTCCATCTATTTTGAAGAAAGATTTTTCAGCAATTACATTTCTAACATTAGCGGCATCACAATTTCGAGACGTGCGAAATATGGAACGAAATACATTGCAACAATTAGATGGATATGAGCTTGTACCGCGCGGGCATACGTATATTGAAGGGATTGCGTTAGTATTTGAAAGCCGCAATTATTTAGCGATGTTAACATCGTTTGTAACAACCCTCACTTATATCGGATTTCGTTCATGGGTAGCTGGCATCATCGCTGGTATCGTGTGTTTCTTTATTGCTAAAATATTAATGTCAGGCAAAAGGTTGCGTGATCTTGTCGAGATTGAGCATGTGCCACTTCGATTTGAAGGGGTGGGACTGTATATCGATAACATTTATATGATGAATATTGGGTTGCCAGCGAGGCAAGAAGAAATTATGAAGTATGGAATGGGGTTTATTTTAAAGCCAAAATCGATTGATGCAAGAGTTACAATTTCTAATCTTGGACAAAGGCAAGCGATATTACATGACGTTTCGGTAGCGCTAGGTATATTTAGAGATTCCGGAACGCCTGCTTTAGTGCCATTGGCAAAACGTGATTTGGAAGATGGAAGAGTAGGGATATTTGTGCTTCCCCAAGATCAAGATGTGGAAAAAGCCATCGCCGTTATAGGGAATGTCCCAACATTAGAAAGTGCGGTTCATATGTCATCTGAAGCTCCAAAAAGAAGGAGAGATGTGAGATGA
- the der gene encoding ribosome biogenesis GTPase Der, producing MPKPVVAIVGRPNVGKSTIFNRIVGERISIVEDIPGVTRDRIYSAGEWLNHEFNIIDTGGIDIGDEPFLTQIRQQAEVAIDEADVIIFMTNGRDGVTAADEEVAKILYRSNKPVVLAVNKVDNPEMRNEIYDFYALGFGEPFPISGTHGLGLGDLLDEVAQHFPKVEEEEYDDETIRFCLIGRPNVGKSSLVNALLGQERVIVSNVAGTTRDAVDTPYTKDGQDYVIIDTAGMRKKGKVYESTEKYSVLRALRAIERSDVVLVVLDGEEGIIEQDKKIAGYAHDSGRAVVIVVNKWDAVKKDEKTMKAFEDNIRAHFQFLDYAPIVFLSAKTKKRTQTLLPVINQVSESHNIRVQTNVLNDVIMDAVAMNPTPTHNGSRLKIFYATQVAVKPPTFVVFVNDPELMHFSYERFLKNRLRESFGFVGTPIRIIARARD from the coding sequence ATGCCAAAACCAGTAGTGGCAATAGTGGGACGCCCGAACGTAGGGAAATCCACTATTTTTAATAGAATTGTTGGAGAAAGAATTTCTATTGTTGAAGATATTCCGGGAGTAACACGAGATCGTATTTATAGTGCCGGAGAATGGTTAAATCATGAATTTAACATTATTGATACAGGTGGAATTGATATTGGAGACGAGCCATTTTTGACACAAATTCGTCAACAAGCAGAAGTAGCGATTGACGAAGCGGACGTTATCATTTTTATGACAAATGGCCGCGACGGTGTAACGGCAGCTGATGAGGAAGTAGCGAAAATTTTATACCGCTCTAATAAACCTGTTGTACTTGCGGTAAATAAAGTAGATAATCCAGAGATGCGCAATGAAATTTATGACTTTTATGCATTAGGATTTGGAGAGCCGTTCCCAATTTCAGGTACACATGGGTTAGGGCTAGGGGATTTACTTGATGAAGTAGCGCAGCATTTTCCTAAAGTAGAGGAAGAAGAATATGATGATGAAACGATCCGTTTCTGTCTCATTGGTCGTCCAAATGTAGGGAAATCATCACTTGTCAATGCGCTTCTTGGTCAAGAACGTGTTATTGTAAGTAATGTGGCAGGAACAACGCGTGATGCTGTCGATACGCCATATACGAAAGATGGCCAAGATTATGTCATTATTGATACAGCTGGAATGCGTAAAAAAGGGAAAGTGTATGAGAGTACCGAAAAGTATAGTGTACTTCGTGCATTACGAGCAATTGAACGCTCTGATGTTGTCTTAGTCGTATTAGACGGCGAAGAAGGAATTATTGAACAAGATAAAAAGATTGCTGGATATGCGCATGATTCAGGACGAGCTGTTGTGATCGTTGTGAACAAGTGGGATGCAGTGAAAAAAGATGAGAAGACAATGAAGGCGTTTGAAGATAATATTCGTGCTCATTTCCAATTCTTAGATTACGCTCCGATTGTATTTTTATCTGCAAAAACGAAAAAGCGTACGCAAACATTGCTGCCAGTTATTAATCAGGTGAGCGAGAGCCATAACATCCGTGTACAAACGAATGTATTAAATGATGTCATTATGGATGCGGTAGCGATGAACCCAACGCCAACACATAACGGTAGCCGATTGAAAATTTTCTATGCAACACAAGTAGCGGTGAAACCACCAACATTTGTTGTGTTTGTAAATGATCCAGAATTAATGCACTTTTCATATGAGCGTTTCTTGAAGAACCGTCTTCGCGAATCGTTCGGATTTGTAGGAACGCCAATTCGAATTATTGCTAGAGCAAGAGACTAA
- a CDS encoding NAD(P)H-dependent glycerol-3-phosphate dehydrogenase encodes MTKITVIGAGSWGTALAMVLADNGHDVRIWGNRPELMDEINTKHENKRYLPGITLPSTIVAYSSLEEALVDVSTVLLVVPTKAYREVLQDMKKVISGPMTWIHASKGIEPGTSKRISEMIEEEIPEHLIRDVVVLSGPSHAEEVALRQATTVTSAAKRMEAAEEVQDLFMNHYFRVYTNPDIIGVELGGALKNIIALAAGITDGLGLGDNAKAALMTRGLTEIARLGRKMGGNPLTFAGLTGMGDLIVTCTSVHSRNWRAGNMLGKGHSLEEVLDSMGMVVEGVRTTKAAYELAEKMEVEMPITAALYDVLFNGKNVKDAVGSLMGRVRKHEVEAIPDLSR; translated from the coding sequence ATGACAAAAATCACAGTAATAGGAGCAGGTAGCTGGGGGACAGCGTTAGCGATGGTATTAGCTGACAATGGTCATGATGTACGAATTTGGGGGAATCGTCCTGAGCTTATGGATGAAATAAATACAAAGCACGAGAATAAACGATATCTTCCGGGGATTACATTGCCAAGCACAATCGTAGCCTACTCTTCTTTAGAAGAAGCGTTAGTGGATGTAAGTACGGTACTTTTAGTTGTACCAACGAAAGCGTACCGAGAAGTACTGCAAGATATGAAAAAAGTGATTTCAGGACCAATGACTTGGATTCATGCAAGTAAAGGAATTGAACCTGGAACATCAAAACGAATTTCAGAGATGATTGAAGAAGAAATTCCAGAACATCTTATTCGAGATGTTGTTGTGTTATCAGGGCCAAGCCATGCGGAGGAAGTTGCTCTTCGCCAAGCGACAACAGTTACTTCGGCTGCGAAGCGGATGGAAGCAGCTGAAGAAGTACAAGATTTATTTATGAACCATTATTTTCGAGTATATACGAACCCGGATATTATCGGAGTAGAACTTGGTGGAGCGTTAAAGAATATTATTGCGCTAGCTGCTGGGATTACAGATGGACTTGGGTTAGGTGATAATGCGAAGGCAGCTTTAATGACACGCGGATTAACGGAAATTGCCCGTCTAGGAAGAAAGATGGGCGGGAATCCTTTAACATTTGCAGGCTTAACAGGAATGGGTGACTTAATTGTGACTTGTACAAGTGTGCATAGCCGCAACTGGCGAGCTGGAAATATGCTCGGTAAAGGACATTCTTTAGAGGAAGTACTCGATAGTATGGGAATGGTCGTTGAAGGGGTTAGAACGACAAAAGCTGCTTATGAATTAGCAGAAAAAATGGAAGTTGAAATGCCAATTACAGCGGCTTTATATGATGTATTATTTAATGGGAAAAACGTGAAAGATGCAGTTGGTTCATTAATGGGCCGTGTTCGTAAGCATGAAGTTGAAGCGATACCTGATTTATCTCGCTAA
- a CDS encoding stage VI sporulation protein F → MDHNIFNNIEKEAKVNKEDIFKLASSVQNANLRDEKVLRQLIHQVGAIAGREVPKEQEDQIVKAIINNNMPTDFNSLSKMFKK, encoded by the coding sequence ATGGATCATAACATTTTCAATAACATTGAGAAAGAAGCGAAAGTGAACAAAGAAGATATTTTTAAATTAGCATCATCTGTGCAAAATGCCAATTTACGAGATGAGAAAGTGCTGCGTCAATTAATTCATCAAGTGGGAGCAATAGCAGGGCGCGAAGTACCAAAAGAACAGGAAGATCAAATTGTAAAAGCGATTATTAATAATAATATGCCAACAGACTTTAACTCGCTAAGCAAAATGTTTAAAAAATAA